AAACTCATCTAAATTACTTCCATCCATTCCAGACCACACAGTCCTGGAAAGGTAAAGCAGCCTTAGAGACATTGGAACACAGATTCACCGGGAAAATAGGCATAGAGAGAGACCAGAACGACCCGCAGGTTCAGTATGCACTCCTGCAAGCCCAGAAATTAATACCGCTCAAGTTATCATTTGGTGACCTAACCTGTAGAATCCATAAAGCTATAAAGAAATACATTTTCAAACATCCACTACTGCTTTCTAATGTGATCCATGCCTCACTTCCAGCCTTCCCCTGATCCACAACCTGGAGACTCGATTGAAATATCCCGGGGTATATATCAACATTGGGCCATCTACATTGGAGATGGAGATGTTGTACATTTAACTTCAGGTAAAAgctgctgatttttttctcctGTTGAACATATCTTGGATTGAAGCAAATCTGTCATATTTCATTTAACCAGCACTGTTACTCAATCAGGTTTAGTAAAACAAAACCCTTTCACATATGTTCTAGATGGAGCGAGTGTGGATGTGTCTTATGGATATTCTAGTTCTACAGCCATTGCTGTGGTTAAGAGAGAGCCTCTTGCTATGGTCATTGGAAATGATTGCTGGCGCATCAACAACGATGCAGACAGAAAGTGGAGACCTTTTCCCCGTCATAAGATTGTAGAAAGAGCAAAATCAGAAGTTGGGAAAAAAAAGCGATACCAAGTATTGGGAGCAAATTGCGAGCACTTTGTTAATTCAGTTCGTTATGGAAAAGGTTTGTCGTATCAGGTAAGTGCAAAGCATGATTttggtggggggttggggggtaTATTTCTCCCACCCAGCAGCTATCTAAGTATACAGGACATGTTACACGGGGGTTCCATGTTTAATGGCTTTATGAAACAGTAATGGCAGGGAGATTCCGCTCAGTCCACTCGGGTTCAGGTTGGACAAGAGGCtggaccagaatcagaatcacaattaATATCACTGAGTGGGATGGCGTGAAATTGTTTCATCCTAtggcaggagtacagtgcaaagacataaaaatgaccaaaatagaacatagaagagtacagcacaggaacaggtcattcagcccaaacACT
The DNA window shown above is from Mobula hypostoma chromosome 30, sMobHyp1.1, whole genome shotgun sequence and carries:
- the LOC134339641 gene encoding phospholipase A and acyltransferase 3-like isoform X2; the protein is MSSQKPSPDPQPGDSIEISRGIYQHWAIYIGDGDVVHLTSDGASVDVSYGYSSSTAIAVVKREPLAMVIGNDCWRINNDADRKWRPFPRHKIVERAKSEVGKKKRYQVLGANCEHFVNSVRYGKGLSYQVWKCAGGVLWSGLSILALPATAAAAASVGGFMVGYYIFDRILSK
- the LOC134339641 gene encoding phospholipase A and acyltransferase 3-like isoform X1, coding for MRREHCGPRHQTVLRPGQPSPDPQPGDSIEISRGIYQHWAIYIGDGDVVHLTSDGASVDVSYGYSSSTAIAVVKREPLAMVIGNDCWRINNDADRKWRPFPRHKIVERAKSEVGKKKRYQVLGANCEHFVNSVRYGKGLSYQVWKCAGGVLWSGLSILALPATAAAAASVGGFMVGYYIFDRILSK